The Arcobacter arenosus genome has a window encoding:
- the aroC gene encoding chorismate synthase, protein MNTFGQKFRFTTFGESHGKALGCVVDGVPAGIKIDESFIQNEMDRRKPGQNAYATARKEGDKVEILSGVFEGVTTGTPISMVIFNENQKSKDYSNVKDLFRPGHADFTYFHKYGIRDYRGGGRSSARETAARVAAGAIAKLMLNEINVQIQSGICEIDGIKGSSFDFEYAKTSEIFALDKSKEDFQKEAILNAKKEHNSVGGVALVNVKNCPIGLGEPLYYKLDSQIANAMMGINAVKGVEIGDGIESVSLKGQDNNDEIRSTGFKSNHSGGMLGGISNGDDINVKIYFKPTPSIFIKQETIDINNNEVDCELKGRHDPCVAIRGSVVAESMMALVLADMALLNLSSKIDNIKKIYN, encoded by the coding sequence ATGAATACATTTGGACAAAAGTTTAGATTTACAACATTTGGAGAAAGTCACGGTAAAGCTTTAGGTTGTGTTGTTGATGGAGTTCCTGCTGGAATAAAAATAGATGAATCTTTTATTCAAAATGAGATGGATAGAAGAAAACCTGGACAAAATGCATATGCAACAGCTAGAAAAGAAGGTGATAAAGTTGAGATTTTAAGTGGAGTATTTGAAGGTGTAACAACTGGAACTCCAATCTCAATGGTAATTTTTAATGAAAATCAAAAAAGTAAAGATTACTCAAATGTAAAAGATTTATTTAGACCTGGACATGCTGATTTCACTTATTTTCATAAATATGGAATTAGAGACTATAGAGGTGGTGGAAGATCTAGTGCTAGAGAAACAGCAGCTAGAGTAGCAGCTGGAGCTATTGCAAAACTGATGCTTAATGAAATCAATGTGCAAATACAAAGTGGTATTTGTGAAATTGATGGAATTAAAGGAAGTTCTTTTGATTTTGAATATGCTAAAACTTCAGAAATATTTGCCCTAGATAAATCAAAAGAGGATTTCCAAAAAGAAGCTATTTTAAATGCAAAAAAAGAGCATAACTCAGTTGGTGGAGTTGCCCTAGTAAATGTAAAGAACTGTCCAATTGGTCTTGGTGAGCCCCTTTACTATAAACTTGATTCACAAATTGCAAATGCAATGATGGGAATCAATGCTGTAAAAGGCGTAGAGATAGGTGATGGTATTGAATCTGTTTCTTTGAAAGGTCAAGATAATAATGATGAGATTAGAAGTACAGGTTTTAAATCAAATCATAGTGGGGGTATGTTAGGTGGTATCTCAAATGGTGACGATATCAATGTAAAAATTTATTTTAAACCTACACCTTCAATCTTTATTAAACAAGAAACTATTGATATTAATAATAATGAAGTTGATTGTGAGTTAAAAGGTAGACACGATCCTTGCGTTGCTATTAGAGGAAGTGTTGTAGCAGAATCAATGATGGCTTTAGTTTTAGCGGATATGGCTTTATTAAACTTAAGTAGTAAAATAGATAATATCAAAAAAATTTATAATTAG
- a CDS encoding SixA phosphatase family protein: MKTLYILRHAQKDESNPDQYDYDVELTLKGKEDSKKIGKKLKEKNICPDLIVSSPAIRARTTAEIVANEIEYPRSVMYNETIYQAFLNEIIESITYTYDTVDTLMVVGHNPSLTALAISFTGYKEELKMANAIRIDFDCSSWTSIDKSNAQFIELIEI, encoded by the coding sequence ATGAAAACATTATATATTTTAAGACATGCACAAAAAGATGAATCAAATCCAGACCAATATGATTATGATGTAGAACTTACTTTAAAAGGTAAAGAGGACTCTAAAAAAATTGGCAAAAAATTAAAAGAAAAAAATATTTGTCCTGATTTAATTGTATCAAGTCCTGCTATTAGAGCAAGAACCACAGCTGAAATCGTAGCTAATGAGATTGAATATCCAAGAAGTGTAATGTACAATGAAACAATCTACCAAGCTTTTTTAAATGAAATCATTGAATCAATAACATATACATATGATACAGTTGATACTCTAATGGTTGTGGGACATAACCCATCATTAACTGCACTTGCAATAAGTTTTACAGGATATAAAGAAGAGTTAAAAATGGCAAATGCAATTAGAATAGATTTTGATTGTTCCTCATGGACTTCAATTGATAAATCTAATGCACAATTTATAGAGCTAATAGAAATTTAG
- a CDS encoding NAD(P)/FAD-dependent oxidoreductase, with protein sequence MKNKQYDLIVIGSGAAGMISAIVAARDGKKVLLCEQQNKLGPKLKATGGGKCNLTNTLSNEEFMNRFGKNGRFMQDALNDFNYQDLISFLNNIGVETHIPDGFRVFPISHNSGTIIKALEDELYNQNVEVKNNTKVEDLICENETIKGVKTATDNFFAPNVIVATGGLGFSMLGANGDGFDFAKSLGHKITQLYPAMLPLITKEKWVANCKADTIAKAIIKIDLKKAKNLKAVGDLIFTPKGIRGPVVLDFSREITPFLEKYGEVPLLINMIKGMNEDDVFKHIKTHPEKNIEDVLTLLLPNSVVKELCLLVDADLAKKFKDLNGQIREKLVKILVNTPLTVIDHVGFEKAMITRGGVTLKEINPKTMQSKIIDGLYFCGEVMDLDGPCGGYNLQWSFASGNLAGKLLK encoded by the coding sequence ATGAAAAATAAGCAATATGATTTAATAGTAATTGGTTCAGGTGCAGCTGGTATGATTAGTGCAATTGTTGCTGCAAGGGATGGCAAAAAAGTACTTCTTTGTGAACAGCAAAATAAACTTGGTCCTAAATTAAAAGCCACCGGTGGCGGTAAATGTAACCTTACAAATACACTTTCAAATGAAGAATTTATGAATAGATTTGGTAAAAATGGAAGATTTATGCAAGATGCGTTAAATGACTTTAATTACCAAGACTTAATATCTTTTTTAAATAATATTGGAGTTGAAACCCATATACCTGATGGTTTTAGGGTTTTTCCAATTAGCCATAATTCTGGAACTATTATAAAAGCTTTAGAAGATGAACTTTATAATCAAAATGTTGAAGTTAAAAATAATACAAAAGTTGAAGATTTAATTTGTGAGAATGAAACAATAAAAGGTGTAAAAACTGCTACTGATAATTTTTTTGCCCCAAATGTCATAGTTGCAACAGGTGGGCTAGGTTTTTCTATGCTTGGTGCAAATGGAGACGGATTTGATTTTGCCAAATCATTGGGGCATAAAATCACACAACTTTATCCAGCAATGCTTCCACTTATTACAAAAGAAAAATGGGTAGCAAATTGTAAAGCAGATACAATAGCAAAAGCAATAATAAAAATTGATTTGAAAAAAGCAAAAAATCTAAAAGCAGTTGGAGACTTAATCTTCACTCCAAAGGGAATAAGAGGTCCTGTGGTACTAGATTTTTCTAGAGAAATTACACCTTTTTTAGAAAAATATGGTGAAGTTCCTTTATTAATTAATATGATTAAAGGGATGAATGAAGATGATGTTTTTAAACATATTAAAACTCACCCTGAAAAGAATATTGAGGATGTTTTAACACTTCTCTTACCAAACTCTGTTGTAAAAGAGTTATGTTTATTAGTTGATGCAGATTTAGCAAAGAAATTTAAAGACTTAAATGGTCAAATAAGAGAAAAGCTTGTTAAAATATTAGTAAATACCCCTCTAACAGTTATCGATCATGTTGGTTTTGAAAAAGCTATGATTACAAGGGGTGGAGTAACACTTAAAGAGATAAATCCAAAAACAATGCAAAGTAAAATTATTGATGGGCTTTATTTTTGTGGTGAGGTTATGGATTTAGATGGACCTTGTGGAGGTTATAATCTTCAATGGTCTTTTGCTAGTGGAAACCTTGCAGGGAAACTTTTAAAATAG
- the htpX gene encoding zinc metalloprotease HtpX, translated as MEQVKTVFLLALLTVLFVFVGFYVGGTNGMLIAFLIAGGINFYAYYYSDKHVLKQYNATPIEDTRHPIYQITFRLVQKAGLPMPKVYLIPDHTPNAFATGRNHENAAVAVTMGLYEMLNEKELEGVIAHELSHVKHYDILIGTIAAVFAGAIAMLANILQFGAMFGGNNRQGGNPIIMIIMAIILPLAASVIQMSVSRSREFMADEGAARLTGNPAGLQSALSKLENYARRGHQIHNATEETAHMFIVNPFSGMKSSFGNLFRTHPTTEDRIARLEELKHELG; from the coding sequence ATGGAACAAGTAAAAACAGTTTTTTTATTAGCATTACTTACCGTTTTATTTGTCTTTGTTGGTTTTTATGTTGGTGGAACAAATGGTATGTTAATAGCATTTTTAATTGCAGGTGGAATTAATTTTTATGCATATTACTATTCTGATAAACATGTATTAAAACAATATAATGCAACACCAATTGAAGATACAAGACATCCAATTTATCAAATAACATTTAGGTTAGTTCAAAAGGCAGGACTTCCTATGCCAAAAGTTTATTTAATACCTGATCATACTCCAAATGCTTTTGCAACGGGAAGAAATCATGAAAATGCAGCAGTTGCAGTTACGATGGGATTATATGAGATGTTAAATGAAAAAGAGTTAGAGGGGGTTATTGCCCATGAACTTTCCCATGTAAAACATTATGATATTTTAATTGGTACAATAGCAGCTGTTTTTGCAGGTGCAATTGCAATGCTTGCAAATATTTTACAGTTTGGTGCAATGTTTGGAGGAAATAATAGACAAGGTGGAAATCCTATTATTATGATTATTATGGCAATAATTTTACCTTTAGCTGCATCAGTAATTCAAATGAGTGTTAGTAGAAGTAGGGAATTTATGGCTGATGAAGGAGCTGCAAGATTAACAGGAAATCCTGCTGGATTGCAAAGTGCTTTATCAAAACTTGAAAATTATGCAAGGCGTGGACATCAAATACATAATGCCACAGAAGAAACTGCTCATATGTTTATAGTTAATCCATTTTCAGGAATGAAATCATCTTTTGGAAATCTTTTTAGAACTCATCCAACAACTGAAGATAGAATTGCTAGATTGGAAGAATTAAAGCATGAGTTAGGATAA
- a CDS encoding SixA phosphatase family protein, with translation MKKLFIIRHAKSDWSNPSLDDYDRPLSKRGKKNAPFMGKIIAKKDIVPDLIISSPAYRARETAKIIAEKVSYQEEILYNEYIYEASLKTLLEIINFIDDEYDDVFIFGHNPGLNMLAFYLIDFNENLPTCAVLEIEFDCESWREATKSNAKLISYEYPKKFKQLEK, from the coding sequence ATGAAAAAATTATTTATAATTAGACATGCAAAATCTGATTGGTCAAACCCATCACTAGATGATTACGATAGACCTTTAAGCAAAAGAGGTAAAAAGAATGCTCCTTTTATGGGAAAGATTATTGCAAAAAAAGATATCGTACCGGATTTAATTATCTCAAGTCCTGCTTATAGAGCAAGGGAAACTGCTAAAATAATTGCTGAAAAGGTTTCATACCAAGAAGAGATATTGTACAATGAATATATCTATGAAGCATCATTAAAAACTTTATTGGAAATTATCAATTTTATTGATGATGAATATGATGATGTATTTATATTTGGTCATAATCCCGGATTAAATATGTTAGCTTTTTATTTAATTGACTTTAATGAAAACCTACCCACTTGTGCTGTATTAGAAATAGAATTTGATTGTGAAAGTTGGAGAGAAGCTACAAAATCAAATGCAAAACTAATTTCATATGAATACCCAAAGAAATTTAAACAATTAGAAAAATAA
- a CDS encoding DUF134 domain-containing protein: protein MAREKLERKLELKPVSKYFGPKDIQAKQDVILLHEELEAIHLMDSFCMYQEDAAKKMNVSRATFARIIKSARKKISLALITGSNIKVHEIKNEFHVAICSNSNTKLEYSNADAKYIWIYFIKDYKLKSSNCITNPAYGNNEEAPCNILPEVLYDYATNYFMLKDIDYDLKISLIAKGIYPILQEDITEDKIVDLFQ from the coding sequence ATGGCAAGAGAAAAACTTGAAAGAAAGTTAGAATTAAAGCCCGTATCAAAGTACTTTGGACCTAAAGATATCCAAGCAAAACAAGATGTAATTTTATTACATGAGGAGCTTGAAGCTATCCATCTTATGGACTCATTTTGTATGTATCAAGAGGATGCAGCAAAAAAAATGAATGTATCTAGAGCTACATTTGCTAGAATTATAAAAAGTGCTAGAAAAAAAATCTCTTTAGCTTTAATTACGGGAAGTAATATAAAAGTTCATGAGATTAAAAATGAATTTCATGTTGCAATTTGTTCAAATAGCAATACGAAACTTGAATATTCAAATGCAGATGCAAAATATATTTGGATCTATTTTATTAAAGATTATAAATTAAAATCTTCAAATTGTATTACTAATCCAGCATATGGAAATAATGAAGAGGCACCATGTAATATTCTTCCAGAAGTATTATATGACTATGCAACTAACTATTTTATGCTAAAAGATATTGATTATGATTTGAAAATTTCTTTGATAGCTAAAGGTATTTATCCAATTTTACAAGAAGATATAACTGAAGATAAAATAGTAGACCTATTCCAATAA